In Rhodoferax sediminis, the sequence TGGAAGTAGCCTGGATGAGTGATCGACACGAAAACGTTCGCGGCGACTCTTGCAATCACTCGCCGATGACGATGCCCCGCTCGCGCACCAAACTGCCATAACGCGCGTATTCTGAAGCAACGAATTTCTGGAACGCTTCGGGCCCCGGCATGGACGTAGCCGTGACCAGCAACTTGAGAAATTGCGCGCGTACATCTTCCCTCGCGACGCACTTAACCAATGCCGCGTTGATCTTATCGATAACGGGCTTTGGAGTATTTGGAGGCGCAAAGAAGTTGATCCAATTAGTGACCACCAGTTCCTTTGAAACTTCGCCTGCCGCTGGTACGCTGCCGGATCTGGACGGGCTCCATGGAGCGGCGCTCCGCATCGGCAAGGACCGTATCGGCGCACTTCTCCCCGATCATCGTGCACGGCACGCTGGTGTTGCCTGAGATCATGGTTGGCATGACAAACGCGTCGGCGACTCGCAAGCCGGTGATCCCGTGCACGCGCAGGCGTTCGTCCACAACGGCCATGGAGTCGTTGCCCATCTTGCAGGTGCCAACCATGTGCTGCGTCGTCTGCCCGGTTTCGCGGAGGTAGTGGAGAATGTCTTCCTCGGATTGCATGCTCCCTCCAGGCGCGATTTCTTTTGCAATCACGTCGCGCACCGGGGCAGCAGCGGCAATGTCTCGCGCGCGCCGAATGGCCGCCACAGCGGTCCGGCGGTCGTACTCGGTGTCGAGGAATCGGTATTTGATCGTCGGCGCCGCGAATGGGTCAGTCGAACGGATGTGGATGCTGCCGGTGCTTTCGGTCCGTTGGACGTGCGTGTACATGAAGAACCCCTCGACGTCCGACATGCGCCGCCCCTTGCCAGCCTTTAGTTCGACTATGTACGGGCTGACGACCATCATGACATCCGGCTTCTTCAACCCCGGGCGCGAGCGCGCAAAGACACGTATCGAGCCATGCCCTTGCGCAATGAGGCCCTTGCGGAGAAGCACCCAACGCAGGATCTCCACGCCCAGACGCCAGCCCCGGCCCTTCTTCGCAAGCGATATGCCTGGCTTGTTGAAGCGCCACTTCATCACAGCCGCGTAGTGGTCGCGGAGGTTTTCGCCCACACCCTTGAGTTCGTGCGCTACTTGGATGCCGTGGTGCCGCAGGACGTCCGGGTTGCCGATGCCGGACAGTTCGAGGAGCTTGGGTGTGTTCGCGGTTCCCGCGGAAACGATCACTTCACGCGCGGCGCGCGCTTCGTGCATGGTGCCGTTGCGACGGAACCGGACGCCCATGCATCGCTTTCCCTCCAAGATGAGGGCAGTGGCCTCGGCGCCGGTAAGGATGGTCAGGTTCGGTCGCTTGCGCGCCGGCTGCACGTAGGACGTCGCGGTGCTCTGGCGCTCGCCGCGGCGGGCGGTCATCTGCGCCATCGCTACGCCTTCCTGACTGGCGCCGCTGTAATCGGGATTGAAGGGGATGCCGGTAGCGCCCGCGGACTCAATGAACAGGTCGTAGAAAGACGATAGCTTCTTGCTCTGCGTGACCTTGATCGGTCCGTTGCGGCCGCGGTACTCGTCCGAACCAATCTCCGTGCTCTCGAGCTTCTTCAGATAGGGCAGCACGTCTTGGTAGCCCCAGCCCTTGCACCCCAGCTGGCTCCAGGTGTCGTAGTTGAGCTTCTGGCCGCGGTTGTACACGATCGCATTGATCGAACTGCTGCCACCAAGCATCTTGCCGCGTGGGACGGCAAGTCGGCGGTTGCCGTGGCTTGGATCCGGTTTAGATTCGTAGCGCCAGTCGACAACGGGGTTATCGACCAGGAACTGCAAGCCCGGCGGCGGGCGCGTGAAAATGTAGCATTCGTCCTTCGTACCCGCTTCGAGGCACAGAACCTTGCATTTGCCGTTTTCGATCAAGCGACTGGCCAAGACGCCGCCGGCTGAGCCAGAGCCGATCACGATGAAATCATAGATCTCGGCCTGAATGACTTTGTTGTTCATGTCATGCGCCGTTGATGTAAACGCTCTTCTCGCAGAGGAAGTTGTCCACGTGCTGCGCGCCCCCCTTCATGCCGTAGCCGCTTTGCTTGAAACCGCTGAAACCGACGGCGGGGTCGGCCAATCCATAGCAGTTGATCCACAACTTGCCGGCCTTGAGGCAGTGCATCGCGGTCATCATCGTTCCGACATTCGTCGTCCATATTGCGCCTCCCAACCCGTAGACGGTGTCGTTGGCTAGTTTGATGGCCTCTTCGACTGTGTCGAATGCAATGAC encodes:
- a CDS encoding GMC family oxidoreductase; this translates as MNNKVIQAEIYDFIVIGSGSAGGVLASRLIENGKCKVLCLEAGTKDECYIFTRPPPGLQFLVDNPVVDWRYESKPDPSHGNRRLAVPRGKMLGGSSSINAIVYNRGQKLNYDTWSQLGCKGWGYQDVLPYLKKLESTEIGSDEYRGRNGPIKVTQSKKLSSFYDLFIESAGATGIPFNPDYSGASQEGVAMAQMTARRGERQSTATSYVQPARKRPNLTILTGAEATALILEGKRCMGVRFRRNGTMHEARAAREVIVSAGTANTPKLLELSGIGNPDVLRHHGIQVAHELKGVGENLRDHYAAVMKWRFNKPGISLAKKGRGWRLGVEILRWVLLRKGLIAQGHGSIRVFARSRPGLKKPDVMMVVSPYIVELKAGKGRRMSDVEGFFMYTHVQRTESTGSIHIRSTDPFAAPTIKYRFLDTEYDRRTAVAAIRRARDIAAAAPVRDVIAKEIAPGGSMQSEEDILHYLRETGQTTQHMVGTCKMGNDSMAVVDERLRVHGITGLRVADAFVMPTMISGNTSVPCTMIGEKCADTVLADAERRSMEPVQIRQRTSGRRSFKGTGGH